The proteins below are encoded in one region of Winogradskyella helgolandensis:
- a CDS encoding C40 family peptidase gives MQYGICNLGIVPIRLEPSDTSEMVTQALYGDYFKVLEQRKKWSRIRFAFDKYEGWIDNKQYLEIEEFNYNDLNQSDINLSKDLIEFVSDTSNNLYPIPVGSDLNGLDLLHHNFDGTAVTSKSDKGNIIKSAFLFLNAPYLWGGKTPFGIDCSGFTQMVYKINGYKLLRDASEQATQGEALSFIEESEPGDLAFFDNAEGHITHVGIIMEDNYIIHAHGKVRIDRLDHSGIYNIDKNVHTHKLRVIKKIV, from the coding sequence ATGCAATACGGCATTTGCAATCTTGGCATTGTACCTATACGATTAGAACCTAGCGATACCAGTGAAATGGTAACGCAAGCCTTGTATGGTGACTACTTTAAAGTGCTTGAACAACGTAAAAAATGGAGTCGTATTCGTTTTGCTTTTGATAAGTATGAAGGTTGGATTGATAATAAACAATATCTTGAAATTGAAGAATTTAATTATAATGATTTAAATCAATCTGATATTAATTTATCTAAAGATTTGATTGAGTTTGTTTCCGATACATCCAACAATTTATATCCAATACCTGTTGGATCGGATTTGAATGGCTTAGACTTATTGCACCATAATTTTGATGGTACTGCAGTAACCTCAAAAAGTGATAAGGGAAATATTATAAAATCTGCATTTTTATTTTTGAATGCTCCCTATTTATGGGGAGGAAAAACACCATTCGGAATTGACTGTTCTGGATTTACACAGATGGTCTATAAAATTAATGGTTATAAACTATTAAGAGATGCTTCTGAGCAAGCAACACAAGGTGAAGCCTTAAGCTTTATAGAAGAAAGTGAACCTGGTGATTTAGCATTTTTTGATAATGCCGAAGGTCATATTACACATGTTGGAATTATAATGGAAGATAACTATATTATCCATGCACATGGTAAAGTAAGAATTGATCGCTTAGACCACAGTGGTATTTATAATATTGATAAGAATGTACATACTCATAAACTGAGAGTCATTAAAAAAATAGTATAA